The Hyphomicrobiales bacterium genome includes the window CAACGTTCCGGTCGCCGGCGAATTGCACGTTTTCGCGGAACGATCGCCCGAGCAGATCGACCTGTTCGCGCGGGTCTGGAACGACGACCACATGGTGGTCGCCGATTGGCAGGGCGCCGGACGTCCCGGCGGCGCGCTCGACGGGCGCTATCCCCTGCCGGGCCCCGGCAATTACTGGATCGAGATGAGCGACGGCCGCAGCGATGCCGAGAGCGCCGATCCCTTCACCTTCAAGGTCGATTTCGCCGCCGCCGACGACCCCTTCGAGCCCAACAACGCCATCGGGGCGGCGCACCCGGTGCCGGTGCCGTCGAAGTTTTTGGCGACGATCTATCCGCGCGGCGATACCGACTGGTACCAGGTCTGGGTCGGCGAGCCTGGCCTCCTGTCCGTTCTTGCGGAGAAGGTGCCCGAACAGCTCGACATCGCCATTCGCGTCTGGAACCTCGACGGCAAGGTGGTCCGCGACTGGGCGGTGCCGGCGCGTCCGGGGGGCGACACCTTGCACGAGACGGAGCTGGCCGAGCCCGGCGTCTATATCATCGAGACCGCGGACAGCCGCAGCGACGCCGCCACCGTGGATCCGTTGCAATTGTCGTTCGATTTTCACCCCGTCCCCGATGTGGCCGAGCCCAATAATTCCTTCGGCGCCGCGGCCGCGGTCGAGCCGACGAGCGCCCACAAGATCGCCATCTTCCCGCGCGGCGATACCGACTGGCTGAGCATCGATGTAGACCATCCCGGCGAGATGCGCCTGGCGGTCACCAATTCGCCCCAGGATCTCGACATCTATATGCGCGTCTGGACGTTGGAAAAGGACGTGCTGCGCGACTGGTTCGGTCCGCTGCGCGTGGGCGGCGACGTCGACGACTTCGCCGACCTGCCGGGGCCGGGACGCTATTTCATCGAGATCTCCGACGGCCGCTCCGACGCGGCGAGCCCGGAGCGGTTCGACCTGGTGCTCGCCTTCACGCCGCAGCCCGACCAGTACGAACCCAATAACAGTGCGGCGGAGGCCGCGGCGCTGTCGCCGGGTGGCGAAATCCTGTTCAACATCCTGCCGCGCGGCGACACCGACTGGTTCCGCGTCGAGACCGCGTCCGCCGGCGAGCTTGCCGCGGTCATCGACGAGGGGCCGGACAATCTCGACTTGCACTACCGGGTCTGGAACGCCGATCAGAAGGTGATCCGCGACTGGGTAGCCCCCTACCGCAAGGGTGGCGTCACCGAGGGTTTCGCCGATCTGCCCTCAGCCGGCGTCTACTTCATCGAGGTCAGCGACGGGCGCAGCGACGAACGTTCGGTCCAGCACGCCACCTTGGCAACCAAATTCATCGCGACGGACGACCCGCTGGAGCCGAACGACAGTTTCGGCGCCGCAAAGCCGCTCGAGCTCGGCACCCCGCATGACGCCCACATCCTGCCGCAAGGCGACACCGACTGGTACCTGCTGGAAGCGCCGCGCAGCGGCGAGTTCACCGTCATCGTCGACGAGGTCGACCCCGCCCTCGATATCTGGGTCAGGCTGTGGAATGCCGAGGCGCAGGTGATCCGCGACTGGGTCGGCCCGCCGCGGCCCGGCGGCGTCACGGAAGCGGCCATCGCCGTTCCGGGCGCCGGCACATACCGGCTGGAAGTCAGCGACGGCAGAAGCGATTCCCGCTCGCCGAAGCCGTTCCGGATCCTGGTCGATTTTCGCTAGCGCACGCGCCTGCTACCGGCCGACGATCCTTGCCAGCATCCCGCGGATCGCCCGCCATTCCTGAACCGCCTCGGCGCTGTTCGGCCGGCCGGCGAGCTCGGCCAGCGCGCGGTCGACCGTGCTGAACGCCGCTTCCCCCTTGGCGCGGGCGAGCGTCAGCGCCGACATCGCCACCGGGCCGTTGCACCGCACTGCGTCGAACACCCAATAGCGGCCGCGCGGGGCGGCCAGCGGCTGCAAACCGCAGCGTCCTTCGGGTGCTGCGTCCTTCCAGAACAGCCACAGAATGTCGGTCAGCGCCGAGGTATCGTTGGCGAAATAGCTGTGGCCGAGCATGTCCTCGCCGAGCGCCGACATGTCGATGGAGTCGATCTCATCGGCGATCAGGATCTTCTCTCCCGCCTCGCCGGCGCGCGGCGCGTCGCCATGCAGCTCCCGCGAGGCGGCGAGCGCCCAGTCCTGGTCCGAGGTGTAGAGCGTGAGCCGGCGGGCCAGCGGCCGCACCGAGCGGATCATTTCCGCGAACAGGCCGGCATCCTCGTCGGGCGCGGTGAAGATGATCTGCTCGAACATCGGGGACACGCCGTCCGCCATGCCGCGGCGTTCCGCGGCGATCAGCTCCAGCGCGTCGATCAGCGCCCGGTTGCCCATCGAATGGGCGATGAGGTGGACCCGTTTGGCGCCGGACCGGGCGACGACATCCTCCAGAAAGCCGCGCAGGCGCCGGCCGCTGAGCCGCACGACCGCCTCGTCGGAGAGATAGAACAAGAGGTTTGCCCGCGACGGCCAGGAATAGAGGATCGGCGCGCCCTCGAAGTTCAGATCATAGGCGATCTGGGCTGTGCGCTTGGCGGCGTCGGCAAAGGAGACATTGTAGCCGTGGATGAAAACGAAGGCCTCCTCGGCGCCGCGTCCGCCAAGGGTCCGGGCCATGTCGGCGAACAGCTCGTCGCCGCTCATGGTCTCGAGCCTCATGATGACGATGTGGCGCTCCGGGTTCTCCCGCCATTCCAGCTTGGTGAGCGACGGGGCCTCGAGGGCACCGGGCTTGTGGATGCGCGGCACGGTGACGTCCAGCGTGCCGAAGTCGAGGTCGCCCCGCGCGCCGCCATAGAAATCGTTGGGCCGGTCGCTGCCGGTGCGCGCCCGGTCGGTGGCATAGAAAACCTTGACCCGGGTGAAGCTATCGCGGTCAGCGGCGGCGAATTCGCTGGTGACGACGATGCCGCGCGTGCCCGATGCGGCGCCGGGCTCGGCGCAGCGCAGGCCAGCGTCTTCTGAAAGCCTGCGGTGGCGGCTGGCCTTTTCGGTTTCGTTCAGCGCGCCATAGGCCCGCGCCAGCCGCTCGTGGAGGCGCGCCGTCGCGTTTCCGGCGCAGTCGCCGTAAAGCATGTCGATGCGCAGCGCTTCTTCGAAAAAATGGATCGCCTTGCGGGCGTCTCCGGCCCGCGCATAGGCATCGCCCGCCGAC containing:
- a CDS encoding caspase family protein translates to MRFFAKIVLLLALLAGALRVEAADRVALVIGNNAYSGTAALANPVRDATALAATLEELGFSVLLATDIDRRKAIAAIDEFGRRLTDQATALVFYAGHAVQIGGRNFLLPTDVSVDSERALRYSSIDIQEVVAEMERRAGVSIVILDSCRDNPFLDQLPDRAASRSTQVQRGLGPMELRGRGAIIAYAAASGAVASDGDAEHSPYTAALLEEIGAPGVEVGLMFRRVSKRVIDATRGQQRPELLVRLVDEVYLNPGEAIAEAHPAAAFPAVTAPGAAGAAATTPAEGTAEAQTGLATAKVAAAGNGKPRGGARADDRFFGQRVIFHPAWAGSVAVPQPTGFRPAPSRGIGEAAANDSYGTAQPVPLAADVTARITPRGDTDWYRINVPVAGELHVFAERSPEQIDLFARVWNDDHMVVADWQGAGRPGGALDGRYPLPGPGNYWIEMSDGRSDAESADPFTFKVDFAAADDPFEPNNAIGAAHPVPVPSKFLATIYPRGDTDWYQVWVGEPGLLSVLAEKVPEQLDIAIRVWNLDGKVVRDWAVPARPGGDTLHETELAEPGVYIIETADSRSDAATVDPLQLSFDFHPVPDVAEPNNSFGAAAAVEPTSAHKIAIFPRGDTDWLSIDVDHPGEMRLAVTNSPQDLDIYMRVWTLEKDVLRDWFGPLRVGGDVDDFADLPGPGRYFIEISDGRSDAASPERFDLVLAFTPQPDQYEPNNSAAEAAALSPGGEILFNILPRGDTDWFRVETASAGELAAVIDEGPDNLDLHYRVWNADQKVIRDWVAPYRKGGVTEGFADLPSAGVYFIEVSDGRSDERSVQHATLATKFIATDDPLEPNDSFGAAKPLELGTPHDAHILPQGDTDWYLLEAPRSGEFTVIVDEVDPALDIWVRLWNAEAQVIRDWVGPPRPGGVTEAAIAVPGAGTYRLEVSDGRSDSRSPKPFRILVDFR
- a CDS encoding alpha/beta fold hydrolase is translated as MPERTFAAAFAAVALAILFLVLGCMSARAAAADILLMSRVRAEITRGATGNAIVLLEAAVKDQGARAEVRLALLGELAPLYLSAGKFADAGEAFAYEAELTARLNGAADPRLFKIYESAGDAYARAGDARKAIHFFEEALRIDMLYGDCAGNATARLHERLARAYGALNETEKASRHRRLSEDAGLRCAEPGAASGTRGIVVTSEFAAADRDSFTRVKVFYATDRARTGSDRPNDFYGGARGDLDFGTLDVTVPRIHKPGALEAPSLTKLEWRENPERHIVIMRLETMSGDELFADMARTLGGRGAEEAFVFIHGYNVSFADAAKRTAQIAYDLNFEGAPILYSWPSRANLLFYLSDEAVVRLSGRRLRGFLEDVVARSGAKRVHLIAHSMGNRALIDALELIAAERRGMADGVSPMFEQIIFTAPDEDAGLFAEMIRSVRPLARRLTLYTSDQDWALAASRELHGDAPRAGEAGEKILIADEIDSIDMSALGEDMLGHSYFANDTSALTDILWLFWKDAAPEGRCGLQPLAAPRGRYWVFDAVRCNGPVAMSALTLARAKGEAAFSTVDRALAELAGRPNSAEAVQEWRAIRGMLARIVGR